The Rattus rattus isolate New Zealand chromosome 1, Rrattus_CSIRO_v1, whole genome shotgun sequence genome includes a region encoding these proteins:
- the Mrto4 gene encoding mRNA turnover protein 4 homolog isoform X1, with protein MPKSKRDKKVSLTKTAKKGLELKQNLIEELRKCVDTYKYLFIFSVANMRNSKLKDIRNAWKHSRMFFGKNKVMMVALGRSPSDEYKDNLHQVSKKLRGEVGLLFTNRTKEEVNEWFTKYTEMDFARAGNKATFTVSLDPGPLKQFPHSMEPQLRQLGLPTALKKGVVTLLSDYEVCKEGDVLTPEQARVLKLFGYEMAEFKVTIKYMWDAHSGRFQQMDDDLPESAPESEGESEEEEDDS; from the exons ATGCCCAAATCCAAGCGTGACAAGAAAG tttcctTAACAAAAACTGCCAAGAAAGGCttggaactgaagcagaacctGATAGAAGAG CTTCGGAAATGCGTGGACACCTACAAGTACCTCTTCATCTTCTCTGTGGCCAACATGAGGAACAGCAAGCTGAAGGACATCCGGAATGCCTGGAAGCACAGCCG GATGTTCTTTGGCAAAAACAAGGTGATGATGGTGGCCTTGGGGCGAAGCCCGTCTGATGAATACAAAGACAACCTACATCAG GTCAGCAAGAAGTTGAGAGGTGAAGTTGGGCTCCTTTTTACCAACCGCACGAAGGAGGAGGTGAATGA GTGGTTCACCAAGTATACAGAAATGGATTTTGCTCGAGCGGGGAACAAAGCAACTTTCACTGTGAGCCTGGATCCAGGGCCGCTGAAACAGTTCCCTCATTCCATGGAGCCACAGCTGAGGCAGCTGGGTCTGCCCACTGCCCTCAAGAAAG GTGTGGTGACCCTGCTGTCTGACTATGAAGTATGCAAGGAGGGTGACGTGCTGACCCCAGAGCAGGCCCGTGTCCTG AAGCTGTTTGGGTATGAGATGGCCGAATTCAAAGTGACCATCAAATACATGTGGGATGCCCATTCAGGGAGATTCCAGCAGATGGACGATGACCTTCCAGAGAGCGCGCCTGAGTCTGAGGGggagtctgaggaggaggaggatgacagcTGA
- the Mrto4 gene encoding mRNA turnover protein 4 homolog isoform X2 has translation MRNSKLKDIRNAWKHSRMFFGKNKVMMVALGRSPSDEYKDNLHQVSKKLRGEVGLLFTNRTKEEVNEWFTKYTEMDFARAGNKATFTVSLDPGPLKQFPHSMEPQLRQLGLPTALKKGVVTLLSDYEVCKEGDVLTPEQARVLKLFGYEMAEFKVTIKYMWDAHSGRFQQMDDDLPESAPESEGESEEEEDDS, from the exons ATGAGGAACAGCAAGCTGAAGGACATCCGGAATGCCTGGAAGCACAGCCG GATGTTCTTTGGCAAAAACAAGGTGATGATGGTGGCCTTGGGGCGAAGCCCGTCTGATGAATACAAAGACAACCTACATCAG GTCAGCAAGAAGTTGAGAGGTGAAGTTGGGCTCCTTTTTACCAACCGCACGAAGGAGGAGGTGAATGA GTGGTTCACCAAGTATACAGAAATGGATTTTGCTCGAGCGGGGAACAAAGCAACTTTCACTGTGAGCCTGGATCCAGGGCCGCTGAAACAGTTCCCTCATTCCATGGAGCCACAGCTGAGGCAGCTGGGTCTGCCCACTGCCCTCAAGAAAG GTGTGGTGACCCTGCTGTCTGACTATGAAGTATGCAAGGAGGGTGACGTGCTGACCCCAGAGCAGGCCCGTGTCCTG AAGCTGTTTGGGTATGAGATGGCCGAATTCAAAGTGACCATCAAATACATGTGGGATGCCCATTCAGGGAGATTCCAGCAGATGGACGATGACCTTCCAGAGAGCGCGCCTGAGTCTGAGGGggagtctgaggaggaggaggatgacagcTGA